Proteins from a genomic interval of Candidatus Eremiobacterota bacterium:
- a CDS encoding tetratricopeptide repeat protein: MKSYLTQGLFERGFALVREGKLPEAYAFFLEEKGSPSTGGSLLFFLGRIKSLGGEGEAARQYFLQALQREKPLLRGGEIFPLLELALIAIKGGAYEEARRLFDEAAAVIQGPHQAEGRALFHHYRGIFHYRLREKAKALDDFRASLEISLDLGLLEEASRVYDSRGQLYFDMGDLAEAVSNFEESMALKEKAGDRLGLAITWGNLGRAHLMMADHQKAFEYFARDLEFCRKQKDAFGQMVMCNNMGRTYLHSGDAGSAGDLVRESLKIAEMLGNRVWVMINRKDLAHGMVLLGEEEGVERTLDEVEKSALELGNERLLAEAHGIRGLFHWRRREWEEADKCYEKALSLLQKLDMPFDLIGMEMQAGTMLLERGDKLRALEILEKALDKAELLRAPWMIARFEELIRQVAEHEWIRVKLRRYVGRQVMDDILTGAEKSALGGTRQKVTVLVSDIRGYTEFSQEREPEEIVAMLNDYFALMVEVIHRSRGTIDKFIGDAILAYFGAPVTYGNDSERALEAAIGMMEALKKYNRIRAKKNEAPIAMGIGIYTGDAIVGNIGSYQRKDYTVVGKTVSRAFQLCSEALPGQILIGESTCRENEGALLKGRVHPLGADSSDVFEVLW; this comes from the coding sequence ATGAAGAGTTATCTCACCCAGGGTCTTTTCGAGCGGGGTTTTGCGCTCGTCAGGGAAGGAAAGCTCCCTGAGGCATATGCTTTTTTTCTTGAGGAGAAGGGAAGCCCATCCACAGGAGGCTCCCTTCTCTTTTTCCTTGGGAGGATCAAGAGCCTCGGGGGGGAGGGGGAGGCGGCCCGCCAGTATTTCCTCCAGGCATTGCAGCGGGAAAAACCGCTCTTGAGAGGCGGAGAGATATTCCCGCTCCTGGAGCTCGCCCTCATTGCCATCAAGGGCGGCGCTTATGAAGAAGCGCGCCGGTTATTTGATGAGGCCGCAGCAGTGATCCAGGGGCCCCACCAGGCAGAAGGCAGGGCCCTCTTTCACCATTACCGCGGCATTTTTCACTACAGGCTCCGGGAAAAAGCAAAGGCTCTCGATGACTTCAGAGCGTCCCTTGAGATATCCCTCGATCTCGGCCTTCTTGAAGAGGCCTCGCGAGTCTATGACTCAAGGGGCCAGCTTTATTTTGACATGGGCGATCTCGCCGAGGCAGTGAGCAATTTTGAGGAGTCCATGGCGCTCAAGGAAAAGGCCGGTGACCGGCTGGGTCTTGCCATCACGTGGGGAAATCTTGGAAGAGCCCATCTGATGATGGCCGATCATCAGAAAGCCTTTGAGTATTTCGCCAGGGACCTGGAATTCTGCAGAAAGCAGAAAGATGCCTTCGGGCAGATGGTGATGTGCAATAACATGGGAAGGACGTACCTCCACTCCGGCGATGCAGGCAGCGCAGGCGATCTGGTGAGGGAGAGCCTGAAAATTGCGGAAATGCTTGGAAACAGGGTATGGGTAATGATTAACCGCAAGGATCTTGCCCATGGCATGGTCCTCCTTGGCGAAGAGGAGGGCGTGGAGCGGACTCTCGATGAAGTGGAGAAGAGCGCCCTGGAGCTTGGGAATGAGCGCCTTCTTGCAGAGGCCCATGGGATTCGCGGCCTGTTCCACTGGCGGAGGAGAGAGTGGGAGGAAGCGGATAAGTGTTATGAAAAGGCCCTTTCGCTTCTCCAGAAGCTGGACATGCCTTTTGACCTTATCGGCATGGAGATGCAGGCCGGCACGATGCTGCTGGAGCGGGGTGACAAGCTGAGGGCCCTTGAGATCCTCGAGAAGGCCCTGGACAAGGCGGAGCTGCTGAGAGCGCCATGGATGATTGCGAGGTTTGAAGAGCTTATCAGGCAGGTGGCCGAGCATGAGTGGATCCGCGTGAAGCTGAGAAGATACGTGGGCAGGCAGGTCATGGACGATATTCTCACCGGTGCTGAGAAATCGGCCCTCGGGGGCACCAGGCAGAAAGTGACGGTCCTTGTCTCTGACATAAGAGGCTATACCGAGTTCTCACAGGAAAGGGAGCCCGAGGAGATTGTCGCCATGCTGAATGATTACTTCGCCCTCATGGTGGAGGTGATTCACCGCTCCAGGGGGACAATTGACAAATTCATCGGTGACGCCATCCTGGCGTACTTTGGCGCCCCCGTCACTTACGGGAACGATTCCGAGCGGGCACTTGAAGCTGCAATAGGCATGATGGAAGCCCTCAAGAAGTATAACAGGATCAGGGCCAAGAAGAATGAAGCCCCGATTGCAATGGGTATTGGAATTTACACGGGCGACGCCATCGTGGGAAATATAGGGTCATACCAGAGAAAGGACTACACCGTTGTCGGGAAGACCGTGTCGAGAGCCTTTCAGCTCTGCAGCGAGGCCCTGCCCGGCCAGATACTCATCGGTGAGTCCACCTGCAGGGAAAATGAAGGCGCCCTGCTGAAGGGAAGAGTCCATCCTCTCGGGGCGGACTCTTCCGATGTTTTCGAGGTGCTGTGGTAG
- a CDS encoding TROVE domain-containing protein, which translates to MAKLNKKVQERTHEGAPARSISPELQLRRSVLACLLWEDQFYEDGVEIAKRIADLIPKVEPGKVALLAIEAREQMKLRHMPLLIVREMARSAPHKKFVSDTLPRVIQRADELAEFLAIYWKEGKQPLSGQVKKGLAKAFTSFDAYQLAKYDREGAVKLRDVMFLVHPSPSSEEQGEIWKKLAEGTLAPPDTWEVSLSAGKDKKETWERLMKEKKLGALALLRNLRNMKQASVDEKLVIESIKSMHTERILPFRFISAARHAPQWEPYLEEAMMKCLKGAEKMGGKTVLLVDISGSMDAGLSGKSDMTRMDAACGLAVLARELCEDVEIFSFTDKTIQIPARHGFALRDAIISSQPHGSTMLGAAIDHCNKSCRFDRLVVITDEQAHDKVHDPATRGYMINVASYKNGVGYGAWLHIDGWSEAVLKYIGEIEKFNKAV; encoded by the coding sequence ATGGCGAAACTCAACAAAAAGGTACAGGAGAGGACTCACGAAGGCGCTCCCGCGCGGTCGATAAGCCCGGAGCTTCAGCTGCGCCGGTCCGTGCTGGCCTGCCTTCTCTGGGAGGACCAGTTTTACGAGGATGGCGTTGAAATCGCGAAGCGCATAGCCGACCTGATCCCTAAGGTGGAGCCGGGCAAGGTGGCGCTGCTGGCCATCGAAGCACGTGAGCAGATGAAGCTCCGGCATATGCCCCTTCTCATCGTGAGAGAGATGGCACGCTCAGCTCCCCACAAGAAATTCGTATCCGATACCCTTCCGCGGGTTATCCAGAGAGCCGACGAGCTGGCAGAGTTTCTTGCCATTTATTGGAAGGAGGGGAAGCAGCCTCTCTCGGGGCAGGTGAAGAAGGGCCTCGCGAAGGCCTTCACCAGCTTCGATGCCTACCAGCTCGCAAAATATGACCGCGAGGGGGCAGTGAAGCTCAGGGACGTGATGTTCTTGGTCCATCCTTCGCCTTCGAGCGAGGAGCAGGGGGAGATCTGGAAGAAGCTTGCCGAAGGCACTCTTGCGCCTCCCGATACCTGGGAGGTATCTCTCTCGGCGGGGAAGGACAAGAAAGAGACATGGGAGAGGCTCATGAAGGAGAAAAAGCTGGGAGCCCTTGCCCTGCTCAGGAACCTGAGAAACATGAAGCAGGCCTCTGTCGATGAAAAGCTTGTGATAGAATCAATCAAGTCCATGCACACCGAGAGGATCCTGCCCTTCAGATTCATCTCTGCAGCCCGGCATGCCCCCCAGTGGGAGCCTTACCTGGAGGAGGCAATGATGAAATGCCTCAAGGGTGCTGAGAAAATGGGCGGAAAGACGGTGCTCCTTGTCGATATCTCAGGCTCAATGGATGCGGGCCTCTCAGGGAAGTCCGACATGACGAGGATGGATGCCGCATGCGGCCTGGCGGTGCTTGCAAGGGAGCTCTGCGAGGATGTGGAGATATTCTCCTTCACCGACAAGACCATTCAGATCCCTGCCCGCCATGGCTTTGCCCTGAGAGACGCCATAATCAGCTCGCAGCCTCACGGCAGCACCATGCTCGGGGCCGCCATAGATCACTGCAACAAAAGCTGCCGCTTTGACAGGCTTGTGGTCATCACCGACGAGCAGGCCCATGACAAAGTGCACGATCCCGCGACACGCGGCTACATGATAAATGTGGCCTCCTACAAGAACGGCGTGGGGTACGGGGCATGGCTCCACATAGACGGCTGGTCCGAGGCCGTTCTCAAGTATATCGGCGAGATAGAGAAGTTCAATAAAGCTGTTTAG
- a CDS encoding M15 family metallopeptidase produces MKRLALVITIIFILALGLPGYLSAQMVSTEEELFARKPPAASGSMLSVIGDYELGGESITVLERNNALYLLYHKKYIPLRPMGAASWSLPQDNALGTWKLEFLSSKTGAVTVCKAGGRYFQRVPHTGRINPSKPVKDLREEALKAKPPAEEGQFLAPDLVEMITLDPSVQLDIRYATANNFMGAPFYSCAKAYLQRPAAEALARVSKKLKAHGLGLVIFDAYRPWYVTRMFWDGTPDSQKKFVADPKTGSVHNRGVAADVTLYDLKTGKALDMGGFYDEFGERSSPGYQGGTSLSRWNREVLRFLMGQEGFTVYPYEWWHFNYRDSDRYPIMNIPFEDLRAKKIPGN; encoded by the coding sequence ATGAAAAGATTGGCGCTGGTCATCACGATCATCTTTATTCTGGCGCTGGGACTCCCCGGATATCTCTCAGCCCAGATGGTGTCTACCGAGGAGGAGCTCTTTGCGAGAAAGCCCCCGGCAGCATCAGGTTCCATGCTCTCGGTAATAGGAGATTATGAGCTGGGTGGCGAGTCCATCACGGTTCTGGAGAGGAACAACGCCCTTTATCTCCTTTATCACAAAAAATACATCCCCCTCAGGCCCATGGGCGCTGCCTCGTGGAGCCTTCCCCAGGATAATGCTCTCGGCACATGGAAGCTGGAGTTCCTCTCCAGCAAGACAGGGGCGGTGACGGTCTGCAAGGCCGGGGGCAGGTATTTTCAGAGAGTCCCGCATACGGGCAGAATAAACCCGTCAAAGCCAGTAAAGGATCTCCGCGAAGAGGCTCTCAAGGCGAAACCGCCCGCTGAAGAGGGGCAGTTCCTTGCGCCCGACCTCGTGGAGATGATAACCCTTGATCCCTCGGTGCAGCTTGATATCCGCTATGCCACCGCCAACAATTTCATGGGGGCGCCCTTTTACAGCTGCGCGAAAGCATATCTTCAGCGCCCCGCTGCGGAAGCCCTCGCAAGGGTCTCAAAAAAGCTCAAGGCTCATGGCCTTGGCCTCGTCATATTCGACGCGTACCGCCCGTGGTACGTGACCAGGATGTTCTGGGACGGCACTCCTGACAGCCAGAAGAAATTTGTAGCCGACCCTAAGACCGGCTCGGTTCACAACAGGGGAGTCGCCGCCGACGTGACGCTCTATGACCTGAAAACGGGAAAAGCCCTCGACATGGGCGGCTTTTACGACGAGTTCGGGGAGCGCTCCTCCCCGGGATACCAGGGGGGGACCTCCCTTTCACGGTGGAACAGAGAAGTGCTCCGCTTCCTGATGGGGCAGGAAGGCTTTACCGTCTATCCTTACGAGTGGTGGCACTTCAATTACCGTGACAGCGACAGGTATCCCATAATGAATATCCCCTTTGAAGACCTGAGGGCCAAAAAGATCCCGGGGAATTGA
- a CDS encoding cytoplasmic protein: MGDRDNAVPRTGDFEEERRRIVDDYARGSYYRTSADRACEEESRGGGIALFAFNGESMCFMHVLLNALDMHQKGLTVAVVIEGAACGLVPQLLDESSPLGGHFLKAEAAGIIAGLCRACAAKAGTLKEAEARGISLLSDMAGHPSMEAFRERGFAIITF, from the coding sequence ATGGGTGACCGCGACAATGCAGTGCCCCGTACCGGGGATTTTGAAGAGGAGCGCAGGAGGATTGTTGACGACTATGCGAGGGGCTCCTATTACAGGACATCAGCCGACAGGGCCTGTGAGGAGGAGAGCAGGGGGGGAGGAATTGCCTTATTCGCTTTCAATGGAGAGAGCATGTGCTTCATGCATGTGCTCCTTAACGCTCTTGATATGCACCAGAAGGGCCTCACTGTTGCAGTAGTGATAGAGGGCGCGGCATGCGGCCTTGTTCCCCAGCTTCTCGATGAAAGCTCGCCCCTCGGGGGGCATTTTCTCAAAGCCGAGGCTGCCGGCATCATTGCAGGCCTGTGCAGGGCCTGCGCGGCAAAGGCGGGCACCCTCAAGGAAGCGGAAGCCCGCGGGATTTCCCTCCTCTCCGATATGGCGGGCCATCCTTCAATGGAGGCTTTCAGGGAAAGGGGCTTTGCTATCATCACGTTCTGA
- a CDS encoding ATP-grasp domain-containing protein yields MNVIFLSPHFPPQYHLFCAALKKRGANIIGIADEAFERLGNGAVSSLTEYYRVDSMESYDSLLRAVAYVTHKYGKVDRLDSHNEYWLEKEAKLRTDFNIPGIKADKINDIKLKSRMKKLYRAGGIDVAKGKVVTTLPEAKEFLSEAGYPVVVKPDNGVGASNTKRINNDGELEHFFSSNPPNSYFIEEYVFGDTCTFDGLADREGNPVFYTSHVYNKGIMEAIQEGDHVYYYSLRSIPADLVEAGKKTLKAFGVKERFFHLEYFRTHRDGKLMGLEVNVRPPGGFTTDMFNYATDIDIYGEWANLIMTGEFKARYTRKYYCCYIGRKACKHYVHSHEDVLRTWGNHVVKDGAMPSLFAPAMGDTYFIIRSEDMDTMKAMLEYIHSTG; encoded by the coding sequence ATGAACGTGATATTCCTCTCCCCCCACTTCCCGCCGCAGTACCATCTTTTCTGCGCCGCCCTCAAGAAAAGGGGAGCCAATATCATAGGAATCGCCGATGAGGCCTTTGAGCGCCTCGGGAACGGCGCTGTCTCTTCGCTTACTGAGTACTACAGAGTCGATTCCATGGAGTCTTACGACAGTCTTCTCCGGGCCGTGGCCTATGTGACCCATAAATACGGGAAGGTGGACCGCCTTGACTCCCATAACGAGTACTGGCTCGAAAAGGAGGCGAAGCTCAGGACCGACTTCAACATACCCGGCATAAAAGCCGACAAGATCAATGATATCAAGCTGAAATCAAGAATGAAGAAGCTTTACAGGGCAGGGGGCATCGATGTGGCAAAGGGAAAGGTCGTCACCACCCTTCCCGAAGCGAAGGAGTTCCTCAGTGAAGCGGGATATCCCGTGGTGGTGAAGCCCGATAATGGCGTGGGCGCATCGAATACAAAAAGAATCAACAATGACGGGGAGCTTGAGCACTTTTTCTCATCAAATCCCCCTAATTCATACTTTATTGAGGAATATGTCTTCGGCGATACCTGCACTTTTGACGGCCTCGCCGACAGGGAGGGGAACCCCGTCTTTTATACCTCTCATGTCTATAACAAGGGAATCATGGAGGCGATACAGGAGGGAGACCATGTCTATTACTACTCCCTGCGCTCAATTCCCGCTGATCTCGTGGAGGCAGGGAAAAAGACCCTCAAGGCCTTCGGGGTGAAGGAGAGGTTTTTCCACCTGGAATACTTCAGGACCCACAGGGATGGAAAGCTCATGGGGCTTGAAGTGAACGTCCGCCCCCCCGGGGGCTTTACCACTGACATGTTCAATTATGCCACCGATATTGATATTTACGGGGAGTGGGCGAACCTCATCATGACGGGCGAGTTCAAGGCGCGGTATACAAGGAAATATTACTGCTGCTATATCGGGAGAAAAGCCTGCAAGCACTATGTGCACTCCCATGAGGATGTGCTCAGGACCTGGGGAAATCACGTGGTGAAGGATGGCGCCATGCCGTCCCTCTTTGCCCCGGCAATGGGGGACACTTACTTTATCATAAGATCTGAAGACATGGACACCATGAAGGCCATGCTCGAGTATATTCACAGTACCGGGTAA
- a CDS encoding ankyrin repeat domain-containing protein: protein MEGCLSVLWILSGPVGAWWVYQDAVKSNKAAGEALGWAIFTFFAPVCSLPIYLITKASTVQATGASIFTETSSTGGSLVYPGARKAQDVGGINALPEPPVASQTRPRPVEDKKTKMIEPVKKKQKTIFDAIMSEDMGALGDLLGKGTDISGKNSDGLTPMLFAACNGRVKAAMFLLDHGASVTDQDKNGATALHWAAHGTHGDLVDMLVAKGAVLDDQDATGRTPLHWVALEGKGEMCVKLVSHGADINAQDFEGKTPLHVAVGQGRVDMAEVLLAGGADVNAKDYEGKSPIFKAALGDKKDAVEFLVGKGADINAKDNDGQTLLTAVVGAGKSEIADYLRVTGAWF from the coding sequence ATGGAGGGGTGCTTATCGGTTCTGTGGATTTTGAGCGGCCCTGTGGGTGCATGGTGGGTATACCAGGACGCAGTGAAATCAAACAAGGCGGCAGGTGAGGCCCTCGGGTGGGCAATCTTCACTTTTTTTGCGCCTGTATGCAGCCTGCCGATCTACCTTATCACCAAGGCATCAACAGTACAGGCCACTGGAGCCTCGATCTTCACGGAAACATCGTCCACCGGTGGGTCCCTTGTCTATCCCGGGGCAAGGAAAGCCCAGGATGTCGGCGGGATCAATGCTCTACCGGAGCCTCCCGTGGCAAGCCAGACACGGCCCAGACCTGTTGAAGACAAAAAGACAAAGATGATAGAGCCGGTGAAGAAGAAACAGAAAACCATCTTCGACGCGATAATGTCAGAGGACATGGGAGCCCTCGGCGATCTTCTGGGAAAGGGAACGGACATCAGCGGCAAGAACAGCGACGGTCTCACACCGATGCTCTTTGCCGCCTGCAATGGCAGAGTCAAGGCTGCCATGTTTCTCCTTGATCATGGCGCATCGGTGACGGACCAGGACAAGAACGGCGCCACGGCCCTTCATTGGGCCGCTCATGGCACCCATGGAGATCTGGTGGATATGCTTGTTGCCAAGGGCGCTGTCTTGGACGACCAGGATGCAACGGGCAGGACGCCCCTTCACTGGGTTGCCCTTGAGGGCAAGGGGGAAATGTGCGTGAAGCTTGTCTCCCATGGGGCCGATATCAATGCCCAGGATTTTGAAGGCAAAACACCTCTTCACGTTGCCGTGGGGCAGGGGCGTGTCGATATGGCGGAGGTCCTTCTCGCCGGCGGCGCCGATGTGAACGCCAAGGACTACGAAGGGAAGTCGCCCATCTTCAAGGCAGCCCTTGGTGACAAGAAGGATGCCGTGGAATTTCTCGTGGGCAAGGGCGCTGATATCAACGCCAAGGACAATGACGGCCAGACTCTTCTCACCGCGGTGGTGGGGGCAGGGAAAAGCGAGATTGCCGACTACCTGCGAGTGACAGGGGCCTGGTTTTAG
- a CDS encoding hybrid sensor histidine kinase/response regulator: MEYASVQVLLVEDSSVDVALIREYTRERQDGDLVINLDVVGTLADACERLSVLLYHLVILDLTLPDSDGLETLSAIIEKARKIPVVILTGLDSKKTGIAAVQMGAQDFITKSALKRETLIRSIRYAMERSRLSEEMDVMREDFVSTLTHDLKTPLTSIIGFTALLGNPQFGGISAEKLEFNNIIHHSSEVMLSIIENIITLSKLEAGHLKYHFASFSLTSLFSEMEHTFSIASGLGKVALTFSCPRGAEVYGDSLRIRQVFQNLVLNALHHTPPGGSITVKAEREGKGLAVEVADTGKGITVADQQKLFQKFAQGSGESRGMGLGLYLVDHILRHHRSRISIESAPGAGTMVRFALSAEAWNE; this comes from the coding sequence ATGGAATACGCTTCAGTGCAGGTCCTTCTTGTGGAAGACAGCAGCGTTGACGTGGCACTTATAAGGGAATACACCAGAGAGCGGCAGGACGGCGATCTTGTCATAAATCTTGATGTGGTGGGCACACTTGCCGATGCATGCGAGAGGCTCTCGGTGCTTCTCTACCACCTTGTGATTCTTGATCTGACCCTTCCCGACAGCGATGGGCTTGAGACCCTCAGCGCCATTATTGAAAAAGCCCGTAAAATCCCTGTGGTGATCCTCACGGGCCTTGACAGTAAAAAGACAGGCATTGCCGCTGTGCAGATGGGTGCCCAGGATTTTATCACCAAATCGGCATTGAAAAGGGAGACACTGATCCGTTCGATCCGCTATGCCATGGAGCGCAGCAGGCTCTCGGAAGAGATGGATGTCATGAGGGAGGACTTTGTCTCCACGCTCACCCACGATCTCAAGACACCGCTCACCTCCATAATCGGCTTTACCGCTCTTCTTGGAAACCCGCAGTTCGGCGGCATATCGGCGGAGAAGCTTGAGTTTAACAACATCATCCACCACTCAAGCGAAGTAATGCTCTCTATCATCGAAAATATCATAACCCTCTCAAAGCTTGAAGCGGGGCACTTGAAGTATCACTTCGCTTCCTTTTCTCTCACCAGCCTTTTCAGCGAGATGGAGCACACTTTCAGCATCGCATCAGGTCTCGGGAAAGTGGCCCTGACTTTCTCATGTCCCCGCGGGGCGGAAGTTTACGGAGATAGTCTCCGCATCAGGCAGGTTTTCCAGAACCTCGTCCTGAATGCCCTCCACCATACCCCACCCGGAGGCTCTATCACGGTGAAGGCCGAGAGGGAGGGCAAGGGCCTGGCCGTTGAGGTGGCCGATACGGGAAAGGGGATTACTGTCGCCGATCAGCAGAAGCTTTTCCAGAAATTCGCGCAGGGGAGCGGGGAAAGCAGGGGCATGGGCCTTGGCCTCTACCTGGTGGATCATATCCTGAGACATCACCGGTCCCGGATAAGCATTGAGAGCGCCCCGGGGGCCGGAACAATGGTCCGCTTTGCGCTTTCCGCCGAGGCCTGGAATGAGTGA
- a CDS encoding hybrid sensor histidine kinase/response regulator codes for MKKVPYKILAIEADGEDYDHLCELLSSSRNDFHLSRAKSLSEGFAKLSRKKADLVLLELTLPDSKGIETIGFFFSQEQAVPAIVLTGIDDEKAAIEALRRGAQDYLVKGKTGGDELVRSIFYALERQRMRQEISSMKERFINSLSLDLKTSLTSIKGFASMLEDPFYGDISEEKAEFARLIVFSSDLMLALINNIESAARIEMGDMGYRFEDFLLKNLFIELKRIFEPQVFQSGTALVVDCPPHLYVSADLERIRQVFYNLVSNAFRYTPPEGTITLSAEEQGDQVLVMVTDTGYGIPPDEQERLFRKFTQGSKEKRGSGLGLYTVKYIIEAHGGRIEMESAPWQGTKFRFTLKKGSGAGGWGKGK; via the coding sequence AAGATACTTGCCATTGAGGCCGACGGTGAGGACTACGATCACCTCTGTGAGCTTTTGAGCAGCTCCCGCAATGACTTCCACCTCTCCCGGGCGAAGAGCCTTTCCGAGGGATTTGCAAAGCTCTCCAGAAAAAAAGCCGACCTGGTGCTCCTTGAGCTGACCCTCCCTGATTCCAAGGGCATTGAAACCATCGGTTTCTTTTTTTCTCAGGAACAGGCAGTTCCCGCCATAGTGCTCACCGGGATCGATGATGAGAAGGCTGCGATAGAGGCTCTGAGAAGGGGGGCACAGGATTACCTGGTAAAGGGGAAGACAGGCGGCGATGAGCTTGTCCGTTCCATATTTTATGCATTGGAGCGCCAGAGGATGAGACAGGAGATCAGCTCGATGAAGGAGCGCTTCATCAACTCCCTTTCGCTTGATCTCAAGACGTCCCTCACTTCCATCAAGGGTTTTGCCTCGATGCTTGAAGATCCTTTCTATGGCGACATTTCTGAAGAAAAGGCAGAATTCGCCCGCCTCATCGTCTTCTCAAGCGATCTCATGCTCGCGCTGATCAACAATATCGAAAGCGCGGCGAGAATCGAGATGGGCGACATGGGATACCGTTTTGAGGATTTTCTGCTGAAGAATCTTTTCATAGAGCTTAAGAGAATCTTTGAGCCGCAGGTCTTCCAGAGCGGCACCGCGCTTGTCGTTGACTGCCCTCCCCACCTTTATGTATCTGCTGATCTCGAACGGATAAGGCAGGTTTTTTACAACCTGGTGAGCAATGCTTTCCGCTATACTCCCCCTGAAGGCACCATCACCCTTTCAGCCGAGGAGCAGGGCGATCAGGTGCTTGTCATGGTGACGGACACAGGATACGGCATACCGCCCGATGAGCAGGAGAGGCTTTTCAGGAAGTTCACCCAGGGCAGCAAGGAAAAGAGGGGCTCCGGGCTCGGCCTTTACACGGTAAAGTACATAATCGAGGCCCATGGGGGCCGTATTGAGATGGAAAGCGCCCCGTGGCAGGGCACGAAGTTCAGGTTCACGCTGAAGAAGGGGTCGGGGGCCGGTGGCTGGGGAAAGGGGAAATAA